A region of Leishmania donovani BPK282A1 complete genome, chromosome 7 DNA encodes the following proteins:
- a CDS encoding 60S ribosomal protein L7a, putative translates to MTVRSSPTANLYLTYLLLSCPICTSPFPFATLIRTHLHHRVAPAFAFLLFFGCAHVCACVLARLLLPYFHSTFSASISRRAEKSMPGKEVKKATQPAKAASPYKKPAVASHFAARPKNFGIGQDVPYARDLSRFMRWPTFVTMQRKKRVLQRRLKVPPALNQFTKVLDRASRNEALKLIKKYAPETRKARRERLHKAAEEKKKDPKKTVSTRAPLAVVTGLQEVTRAIEKKQARMVVIANNVDPVELVLWMPNLCRANKIPYAIVKDMARLGDAIGRKTATCVAITDVNAEDEATLKNLIRSVNARFLSRSDVIRRQWGGLQLSLRSRAELRKKHARNAGVDAAAIIQ, encoded by the coding sequence ATGACTGTGCGCTCCTCTCCTACGGCAAACCTTTATCTCACGTATTTACTTCTCTCTTGCCCCATTTGTACATCTCCTTTTCCCTTCGCCACACTCATACGCACGCACCTTCATCACCGCGTTGCGCCCGCCTTCGCATTCTTGCTTTTCTTTGGTTGTGCtcacgtgtgtgcatgcgtccTTGCGCGTCTACTGCTCCCCTATTTCCACTCCACATTCTCCGCCAGCATATCACGACGAGCAGAAAAAAGCATGCCCGGCAAGGAAGTGAAGAAGGCGACGCAGCCCGCGAAGGCCGCGTCTCCGTACAAGAAGCCCGCTGTCGCGTCGCATTTCGCGGCCCGCCCGAAGAACTTCGGTATTGGCCAGGATGTGCCGTACGCGCGTGACCTGTCCCGCTTCATGCGGTGGCCGACGTTCGTGACGATGCAGCGCAAgaagcgcgtgctgcagcgccgcctgaaggtgccgccggcgctgaaCCAGTTCACGAAGGTGCTGGACCGCGCGAGCCGAAACGAGGCGCTGAAGCTGATCAAGAAGTACGCGCCGGAGACCCGCAAGGCTCGCCGCGAGCGCCTGCACAAGGCTGCcgaggagaagaagaaggacCCGAAGAAGACGGTATCGACGAGGGCTCCCCTGGCTGTTGTGACCGGTCTGCAGGAGGTGACGCGCGCGATCGAGAAGAAGCAGGCCCGCATGGTTGTGATCGCGAACAACGTGGACCCTGTGGAGCTCGTGCTGTGGATGCCGAACCTGTGCCGCGCGAACAAGATCCCGTACGCCATCGTGAAGGACATGGCGCGCCTGGGCGACGCGATTGGGCGGAAGACGGCGACGTGCGTTGCGATCACCGACGTGAACGCCGAGGATGAGGCGACGCTGAAGAACCTGATCCGCTCCGTGAACGCTCGCTTCCTGTCCCGCTCGGACGTGATCCGCCGCCAGTGGGGTGGTCTGCAGCTGTCTCTGCGATCtcgcgcggagctgcgcaagaagCACGCCCGCAACGCTGGTGTGGACGCCGCGGCCATCATTCAGTAA
- a CDS encoding QA-SNARE protein putative, with product MDSFEIALDELDATLAALRLKVEMVIITDTLPEKKKVEMEARPLMREARQKLAALRAETRRTLDLDARQAHEGICKDRDQTIRNYDAEMKNQIYPRHSVSARPKTYQEQREEEMMGRGRTDGTGFTDSKQVLNAAINVQKDALQSLQRTERLQNVTEEAGKTTLVELQKQTERMYHIDEELQNLQGQIDHASRDLRWFYRQLARDKCFLSLFGLCIVALLVLVFVSIWTKRMRSKQ from the coding sequence ATGGACTCGTTCGAAATAGCGCTGGACGAACTCGACGCCACCCTCGCTGCGCTCAGGTTGAAAGTCGAGATGGTGATCATCACCGATACGCTTCCTGAGAAGAAAAAAGTAGAGATGGAGGCGCGCCCGCTGATGCGAGAGGCGCGGCAGAAGCTGGCTGCCCTGCGTGCCGAGACCCGTCGTACCCTGGACCTGGATGCGCGGCAGGCTCATGAGGGCATCTGCAAGGATCGCGACCAGACCATCCGCAACTACGATGCGGAGATGAAGAACCAGATTTATCCCCGTCACTCGGTGTCTGCGCGACCGAAGACGTACCAGGAGCAGCGTGAGGAGGAGATGATGGGCCGTGGCAGGACAGACGGCACGGGGTTCACAGACTCGAAGCAGGTGCTGAATGCGGCCATCAACGTGCAGAAGGACGCGCTTCAGTCCCTCCAGCGTACAGAGCGGTTGCAGAAtgtgacggaggaggcgggcaaGACAACGTTAGTGGAGCTTCAGAAGCAGACGGAGCGCATGTACCACAtcgacgaggagctgcagaacTTGCAGGGCCAGATCGACCACGCCTCGCGTGATTTGCGCTGGTTCTACCGCCAGCTGGCACGCGACAagtgctttctctctttaTTTGGGCTGTGCATCGTGGCGCTGCTTGTGCTGGTCTTTGTGTCCATCTGGACAAAACGCATGAGGTCTAAGCAATGA
- a CDS encoding adp/ATP carrier-like protein, producing MPTTSVAAQSSSSGSGGGSAYRAGERSSASSYSSHGGTSETDHAGSSYSSPSHESASQHGDQRCPYEDDGSTLISVEYIQRLWLMRAISRTVLAPLERVKYVMQCQKELQRAGVLQCEFKTVWSCVRYLKHMEGARSFWRGNLIQVVSLLPILLAQIFLAYPTQSFIFNSCVMHSVAGYTVASYAALLGGALAATAVSYPLEYARFRLAVDVKSRVGAPYQFRNSFSFYAHPVMSECPHFLYRGLTLFIFGSVVYQSVQSVLLNLVAPYVPPDEEGNGWTPAIIQTVCGLAVSGTTTLCLHPVDLVRHRMMVAVMEDRLRYSSAMKCVARIAQKEGIRGFFRGGTVTLTKMIAATGLVLAGLPY from the coding sequence ATGCCAACCACTAGCGTTGCCGCCCAGAGCAGCAGTAgtggtagcggcggcggctctgcgTACAGGGCTGGGGAGAGGTCTTCCGCGTCATCCTACTCGTCGCATGGCGGGACTTCGGAGACTGACCACGCCGGATCATCATATTCATCACCGTCGCACGAGTCGGCATCGCAGCACGGCGACCAGCGCTGCCCCTATGAAGACGATGGCTCAACGCTCATCTCTGTGGAGTATATCCAGCGGCTCTGGCTCATGCGAGCCATCAGCCGCACTGTGCTCGCCCCCCTCGAGCGTGTGAAGTACGTAATGCAGTGCCAAAAGGAGCTCCAACGCGCAGGTGTCCTTCAGTGCGAGTTCAAGACCGTGTGGTCCTGTGTGCGCTACCTCAAGCATATGGAGGGCGCACGGAGCTTCTGGCGCGGCAACCTCATCCAGGTGGTCTCGCTTCTGCCTATACTGCTCGCGCAGATATTTCTTGCGTACCCAACACAATCGTTCATCTTCAACTCCTGTGTGATGCATTCCGTAGCGGGCTACACGGTGGCCAGCTACGCCGCCCTTCTCGGGGGTGCACTAGCGGCCACTGCGGTGAGCTACCCCCTGGAGTACGCGCGGTTCCGTCTCGCCGTCGATGTCAAGTCCCGTGTCGGCGCCCCGTACCAGTTCCGAAATAGCTTTTCCTTCTACGCCCATCCCGTGATGAGCGAATGCCCCCACTTCCTCTATCGCGGCCTCACTCTCTTTATCTTCGGCAGCGTTGTCTACCAGTCTGTGCAGAGTGTTCTGCTGAACCTCGTCGCTCCGTACGTACCGCCAGATGAGGAGGGCAACGGTTGGACCCCGGCGATCATACAAACAGTGTGTGGCTTGGCGGTATCCGGCACGACCACCCTGTGTCTTCATCCGGTGGACTTAGTGCGCCATCGCATGATGGTCGCCGTTATGGAGGACCGGCTGCGGTACTCATCCGCCATGAAGTGTGTGGCCCGCATCGCGCAAAAAGAGGGCATCCGCGGCTTCTTTCGCGGCGGGACCGTTACCCTGACGAAGATGATAGCGGCGACAGGGCTTGTCTTGGCGGGGCTGCCGTACTAG